From Cotesia glomerata isolate CgM1 unplaced genomic scaffold, MPM_Cglom_v2.3 scaffold_79, whole genome shotgun sequence:
ATACAAATTTAGTTGAACTTACTAAGACGACAGAGTGTTTGATTACTTGTTTTACTCTATTTTCAGGTTGCAATGTCATCACTTGAAAGTCCGCTACTCAAGTATAGCGCAAAAGAATACTTTTTCAGGGCAGCTCTTTGTAACTTATGTGTAGATGCACTCAATGCTGAGCATGCTATTGAAAGATACAATGAACAGTATCCAGCATTCCAAGATTCAAGAGAATATAAACTCATAAAGGTATTTAAATactgctatttttttttgttaaaattcatttgaaaTGGTCTCCGGTTCGTTAAACATTAATATTCTATGATATTATTTTCAGACATTAATTGAACACCTCGAAGAACAAAACGTCGAAGGTTTTACAGAGACAGTTAAGGAGTATGATTCAATTTCGCGATTAGATCAATGGTACACGACGATATTACTTCGTATAAAGAAACAAATTAATGACAACCCTGATCTCCGCTGATCAGTATTTGTAATCGTTCAGTGTATTATGTCATCGGTATTCTTCCTCTCCTTACcatatgtaaatttttttccattcaaaagtttgctttcgaaaaatttttatcaattcattTCTTGAAGATTTTATTGAAGTATTACTATTCCGGTTCACAGTCCATCCATTAAATGTTCTATATTTTTGCTGTTCTTTCTTAAGACATCTTTGAGTTATCAAACTTCTAAACAGACTGCAAACCTTAATCTGCGCTTGATAGTAGAGTGTATTAGTTGATCAATTAACTAGGTTAAATTTGAttgataatgaaatttaataaataagtaaaactattatcattattatctttatcattatcattacgATTAAGcaatataaaatcataaatggctaaaaaattaccttagGAAGAATATgagatttgttttattttatacatttttctttatattaatgttataaatttaaaaaatgtttatggatattatttattttatattaattgtttaattattgtattgtaatattttatagatcataattttaatttgtgtCAGCAAagataagtaattaaataatataattaacaattttactttaaaaaatggatatatattgaaaaaactcAGTTTTactagtaaataataaaaattacttatgaCATTGCtgacaaaatttaaataaaatttttttgcattctCACTGCTACCCAATGCATTGttattacatataaatattaattattatgtatGTAAGACTAAATTAGGGTAATATAATTCCTACCAAGATCTGGGTggtataattaacaaaaaaaaatgcataaatttattagaaacagTAAAATATCCGATATTAAAGTATCACGTATCATAAGGTAATGAGgaagaataaaaatcattcattaaataaaacatttttattattaggaAGGAATTAATCTTCTGGCTATAATcgattgttaaataatatattgattggactaattaattaattaaataatcgtaGGTTTTACCCACAAGGAATAATTGTATTccactaattattattattattattattattatcattatgtaCTACACTCGCATACAAGACAGCCGATAAACGTATACATGTATACgaggattaaaaataaacttataaaCTTAATTCGATTATGTGACGCATTTAATTgctgaataatttttcaattaatcttttattttctatacgattattacaaaatttaacatttgtatgattattttttatttataattttgattcaTTTCTTGATTTAACAGCAGCATCAACAACTTCTGTTAGTTTTTCTAAATCCTTAATAATATACCTATCGATATTGAATGTATTTACAGTGTcagcaaaatataaaacatcTTTTTCGAGTTGTATCcttattttatcatcatcagTAACGCCTTGCGTTTCTGTCGTTggcatttttgatgatttatcACGATGTATTTTGAGTCTTCTAAGACTTTCTTCCGTCTTTTGAACTGACTCGAGGACATTTTTAACCGATGAATAATACTGTTCACTCAAAAGAGATAACGTTAACTGGAGCCAGTTAATTACAGCACCAGGAACGATATTTTGATACGTTGAATGAAATTCTACCAATACCCCGAGAGCATTTTTTATGTAAGCACAAGGTTCAGTTGGTTCCCTATTTGTTCGCCTATATGACCTCGGAATATCACtaacttttttcaattctgGCGAACTATTTGCCAATAATTCTTGAACAATTTCTTCAGTTATTTTTGGTAAatcagataataaatttattttcatattatcTAATGattcttttaataatgtaataattgTTGTCTTAGAGATATTGAGTTTTCTTACTACAACGTCTAAAACcattggtaattttttagaaattttttctagatcAGTATAGAGACAAACAAGAAATTCTAATCGATTTGGTGGTTCtggattaattatattactgtTCATAGCTACGGGCCTAGGTTCTTTAATCCACGACTGTTTTAATGCATCAGAAATCCATGTTCTGTAACGAGAAAGTATTTGAagatttaatttccaaaattgaTGAAGTAattgtgaaataaatattcCTTCAGACCAAGTCTTCATCAGGCAATCCCACGTAGTTTCACTTCCGTAAAGGGTAAATGTATCTATATCAGTAGGATCCAAATTTgtaacattaattttgattgatcCTTGTGATACATTATGACATAAAACTTGCTCTACTGAACCAGCAATTTCTTGGAACCGAATTTGAAAGTAAACTGGTAAgttccatttttttataaattgtataaataatgGATGACACTTTAATTGAGCaagattatcattatttttacatttctcttttaatttattaataaattccaaTGATTCTATGTAacgtttataaaataaatcaggATTACCGGGcgcaaaaatttgtttcaaacGTAACTCTATTTTTTCTTCGACTTCTGACCAAAAACTATTAacaagaaaattgaaattacGAGCAGTCGTTATATTGGAATGAAAAGTAACTTccagtaattttttcaattctacATCCAAtaacttcaataatttttggtaAAGTTCTTGAAGACCAAGTAACTCATTGTTAATATTCTTCTCCACAATAATGTCTTCGATTAATActccaacaattttttttctcactaaATGTTCTGCTTTATCAATCTTATCCAATGTTACATAAATTCTTAGACAACAAATAAGATTATcagtaaaattatcattacttttaatacataataatagtTGTGAATCGAGATTATCCAATAACTGgatttctaaattttcacaatttttcttcaaatcttCTGACATGTAATCTTTGCATCTTGTCATATGGAACCTCAACTGATTAAATTCTGTAGCAGCCCGTTCTAAAATGTCCAATTTAATTACATGGGACTCTAATATTAGTTTCAATTTTGATGCAGATTTATAAACACGTCCCAAACTATGCATCGATTGTTTCAAATCACGTATACGTTGATGTTCCTTCAGTCCGTTTTCCATATCCTCTGTTGCCGTGTCCAATGTTTGACATATTTGCATCACTTCCTCTCGTAATTGTCCAAGAGGTGCTTGCAAATGGTTAATTACCTTATCAAGACCAATTAAATCTTTggataaatttacaaaatcaGCATAATCTTTATTTATAAGCTCAATCATTGCCGATCTCAAAATCTTCAAGTAAACTCCAAGATCATCTCTCATCGTTTCTAAGCTTGCATTTTTTCTGTGTTCgtgtaaaaaattgtcaacaTCGAAGtccaactaaaaaaaataaatttcaaatttttatcatgtAGCTTTTAggttaagtaaaaaaattacttactgCCATAAAATCTTCTGCTGTGAAACACAAATCACTTGGAGCCGGTGGtagagtaaaattattttctgacatattaaaaattttttaaatctctaaCCAATGTTTTTCTGTTTACTTATTAGTATGTTTTTCTGTAAGCTCCAATaagtgttatttattttatttatttattcacgaactatttaatttatacttttaaaaaatttgtaacatatatacaaaaaaaatttatcagcccttgtcataaaaaaaaaaataaaaatcacaaatttctagtatattaacaaatatacGTAAtacgtaataataataacacttCAGTATCGATATAATtacaaaagtataaaatttagatttttattttttattttttaagtattttctgTCATTAGAGTAAAATATACTACAGTTTAATGAGAAAATTCACTATAGTTTACATTTAGGATCGCACCCTTTGTAAACACACATGGCGATGACAACTATTAATACATACGTGGCAAGCCACTATATATACATAGATAAATGtcgttaattaacaattgaaaGTCGTAGTGTGAGTATCAATGCGTGGCAACTTTTGACGTGGTTATCGCCAACAGTCAAGAAGTCATAAGATTAACCGATACTTCTGTTCTATAAGACTTTGGAACAGGTTTAAATCAAAACATAGCTGAAATCTAAGCCAggtatttacaaataaaatactttaagTAGTCtactttaacaattttataagtttcatcattaaattttgtttgttGTTATgtgaaaaagttaattatttgcaataatatttaaaaaataaacatgcTACTAAAAAGATTAATTGACTAAGCggttggaatttttttatttattaagactgatatttttttttttttttttttttttttttttattgtagaaATGTTTTGTTAAACTATTTTGCACCAAAATATGCcagaaaaacgaaaaaaaatggGCACACTACGTGCACTGATTCTTGTTGGTGGATATGGAACACGATTGAGACCCTTGACTCTTAGTAGACCTAAACCACTTGTAGAGTTTGCTAATAAACCAATGTTGATGCACCAAATTGAAGCGttggtaaataaaatatttttatttttattttgaaatactataatttataagttataagtCATGATAATTACaccagtaaattttttttttttaggtagaaTCAAATGTCACTGAAATAATATTAGCTGTATCATATCGAGCTGAGGAAATGGAAAAGGAGCTTACAGCTGAAGCAGAAAAACTAGGCGTTAGTCTAATCTTTTCACATGAAAATGAACCTCTGGGTACAGCTGGTCCTATCGCTCTGgcacgtaaaattttaatgacaagTGATGAGCCGTTTTATGTTTTAAACTCAGATATTATTTGCGATTTTCCATTTAAACAACTTttagaatttcataaaaaacacCGCAAAGAAGGTACGATTGTTGTAACTAAAGTTGAAGAGCCGTCTAAGTATGGAGTTGTTGTCTATGAAGAAGACGGAAAAATAGAGAGTTTTATCGAAAAACCTCAAGAGTTCGtatcgaataaaataaatgctggtatttatattttaaatcctAGTGTATTAAATAGAATAGAATTGAGACCTATGAGTATTGAGAAAGAAGTATTTCCGGGAATGGCTAAGGATGGACAGCTGTATGCAATGGAATTACCAGGCTTTTGGATGGATGTAGGACAGcctaaagattttttaactggtaaaatataattaattaaatatatatatatttaaacattataaaaatacaaaacaatttttaatttttttatctaactaaatttatttcttaggAATGTGTTTGTACCTTGCATCATTAAGAGAAAAGTCACCAGAAAAACTGTACACAGGCGAAGGTGTAGTGGGCAATGTCCTTGTCGATCCGACAGCTAAAATCGGTAAAGACTGTAGAATAGGTCCTAATGTTACAATTGGACCAGGTGTTACTTTAGCTGATGGTTGTTGCATTAAACGTTCAACTCTTTTAAAATGTTCAACTGTTAAAGAACATGCATGGCTTGATGGGTAAGTTTTCtctcattgtaaaaaaatattattggttgataatcaaaatataaaatgaaaacaatatttaatatcttcATCTTTTTACGACTAGATGCATCGTCGGATGGCGAAGTGTTGTTGGAAGATGGGTGCGAATGGAAGGAATTACAGTACTTGGTGAAGATGTTATTGTCAAAGATGAGTTATACATTAACGGTGGACAAGTACTTCCGCACAAAAGTATCGCCACATCTGTTCCTGAACCACAAATCATCATGTgacaatttatcaattatgaaatttaaagatgtttttaattattttaaagagacATTTGAGTCTCTCTgcaagatatttttttgttgccagaaaaaattatttgactgagatttatataatttttacgataaaaatcaaagtttattttttttttttaaattactatcTAATATTTAAGTTTAATTGGCAATCCTCTAACAACAGCTGCTGCTGAAGTCATGTACTGCGTACAAACTTCCTTTGCGTTAGCAAAAGCTCTTAACATTTCTGGCTCCTGAAGTTGTTCGAACTCATCTGTTTGTACGTCATTTTTaaactctataaaaaaatattcataaattataagtatatacgtaataaattttatagtttttatgatttatttgcatatttttttgaacactTACTAAGTACGCCATTGATCCATTGATCAAGATCCACATGAGACCAAGGTCTAGGCGCTAAAGATGGTACCCAATTACTTATAAAACTTGCAGtcattttatcaatttctaCATCAGTTACTTCCCAAAGCATTCCGAGAATACACGGACTAGAGGCtgttaaatattgattgcAAACTCCATAAGGTGGAAAACGTCCACCAACAGGCATTAGTTTAACACTAGAGCATCCAAATAGTAAGACCGTTGAATTAACTCGTAAGCGTTCTATTTCTTCTCCAGAAAAGAATTGAACACCATTTCCGTGGCCACTGTACATCAGAACATTGTAATCTGTCAATgcttttgaaaattcaatttgatcaggtgttttattataaatcccTTTCCAATCTGATAAccagtattttaaaaatacttttaaacgTGTTTCCATCTTTGACAAATTACCCTCTGGGTTAACAATAAAAGTACCCAATTCTTTTTGATATTCAATCACTTTACAACCTTCCTCTATGGTATCTTTATGTTCTTTAAACATTGCGTAAGCTAAGTGGACACATGAAAATCGTGTAACAGgttgtttttttaacagaGTCATTGCTTCGAAAGGTAGATAGTCCATATGCTGTTATaacattaatttcattaaaaaatgaataaatacgGTTAATGTGATATACCCACCTCATCGATCACTAAAATTAacgtttttcttttttcattttggaGTTGTAGAATTTCTTTTTGCCTTCCATAGATGGAAAGAATAATATTGTTAGCAAGTTTTGGATTATCTTTTAGTACATAATTAACCGCTGTTGCTATTTCTGACTTCGACAAACAGTATGAACaagtagtaatttttttcaataaccaTAGGGTTTTTAAAGACAGCTTTTTgctataagaaaaaaattttttgaatatttatttatttgaagtttaatttaattgagaaaaattaattaataacatactGAGAAGAGTCATCGGCTATAAGTTTATCAATCATTGTATGAAGACTCTTAATTGTATCTGATGACATTAATGGATCTgctataaataatattctcCATTCTTTTAACCAAGTATTTTCCATTTCTCTCACTGCCccctaaaaattaataaatgaaatgaaGATTAACTTAGTATTTTTTCccctcaaaaaaattaatacaaattatacCTCCATCGTGTTATTTTGCCTAATTCTCATTTTCCAATAATGGCTAGGATTTTGGTATTCCCTTTTCAAATCATCTTTATTTTTCGCCAATAATTCTGTAATTTCTTTGCAAATATCATACATATCGGTGGGTGGCTTAGGCACTGTTATACAAAAAggttgtaataaattttcaccAGTAGGTAAAATTGTTATGTGCACCGCATGAGTAGTTACCGCTGGTTTACATGCTGTTTGTGGTTCGTATTGCATGGTTATTTGAACCATGTACCATTCTAAAAATAAGATTGTAAATATGAATGCAtgtaatagtaaaatataattattataagattattttAAACCTAGGAAGTGACTAATGTTTGCTGCTTATATGATCATAATTAAATactaacaaattaaatacctTTAGGAAGTTCTGATAGTTTAGTTATTAATGAATTTGGTCCATTAACAGAATTAATATCAAATTCCATAAACTCGGGATTTATACCATAAGCTTTAGATGTTGTGAAAACTTGATCTCTCAAATCAGCTTTGATGtatcgaaaatttatttgttgccTATGAATAACAGCGTGAGCTTCTACTAAATGATTAACAGCCATTATCTCTTCACCAgcctaaaaattgaataacaaTTGTTATGGattatatagataaaaaataaataataataatgatattttaatcTTACAGCAAAAAAATGAAGAGCCATCATTTTATTCAAAGCTGCATATTGAATACTTTCCATAGaagtttttaaactaatatGATTATTCAAAtcattcttaaatttttcataagagTCATTAGCCGGAATAACTTTTTCTAGTACTTGTTCTTGCTCTTCAGAGCTGAGTGTGCAATCACGCAGAGCTTCTCGAATTTTATTATACCTCAGTGTCATTTTtaagagtaaaaataaaatcaacaacaATTTAAAGTACAACAAACATTAGTTAAACAATTCAAATGACAGTATCATAAGTATGCTAAAGtaattatatatgttatttgtttgttatggtttataatataaaatcacAAACAAAAACATGAAACAGAAATGGATGTAACGGTGCCTAATAACAGAGAGAATTCAGCGATAGATGGCAACACGAGTAAGTTTCAACAAGACGCTTACGACGTCATGCACAATAATAGAGTTAAGTTTCTCgtcatgtaaaatttaaacagtTGAGGGGGTATTCTAACCACAAGATGGCGTACACCGTGCGACGCTACTTTTGACGTTCGTAAGTgagttttgttaaataaacGATAATAACTAATGAAGCATTTTGGGCCGTATTTATTTCGgcccatttaaaaaaaatcgaaaacgGATAATGCGGTTGTTAGAGTTTTATTCGAAAGTACCTGAATTGACAACCAATCAGAATATTGATAATAAGAAACGTAAATCGTACTTGGGGCACGAGGACCCGCTATTGGCTAGTTTATGAGAGACGATGATGGCTCCGTGATGGGAGAACATGGCTGCGACGCAAGCGGAGAGCCAACAAAACGATGTAAAGTTGAACGATAGTGTGAAATGCACCCAAAAAAGAGCACAACTTAGTGGTAATAGTTCAAGTGTTAGTGCTAAACAACAGCTGGATCAGGAGCCGGCCGATAAGGTAACCCGGGGCGCGGCCCAGCTGCTCAAGTATGTGAATCGCGGGGACGGCGACTCAGGTTTCGAGATGAGTCAATATCGTGAGGACATTAGTGGACACACTGCTGGTGAGGTCAAGTCACCCCGGGAGGTCATACAGAATCCTCAGGAATCAACCGGTAAACCAGAACCTCACGAGGCACCTGGTCATCCAGGACACCCGGGTCATCCCTACATTGGCCCGAACGTGCCAAGAGATTATTCTGATGAGTATGCTGGTAAACCTAGCGACTATCCTAGTAAACCACCAAACGAATATCCTGGAAAACAATTGGATTATCATTCGAAACTCCCGCTCAATGAGACCGAACGGTCTCACCATCCAGATATGGATGACCATTACTCGGTTTCTAAAATAGAGCCTCGGCTTGCTCATATTGGACCTGGTCCTGGTGGTTTTCCGGGGCAACCGAGATTTCTTTCTGGTCAAAGTATATCCCAGGCCACTGGACCTACTCCAACACTCAATCAACTGCTTCAAGCAACAAGTTCTGTGCACAGGTTTCACGCTAATTATCCAGGAATCGGACCAGAGTCTTATCAACAACCCTGGCCGCCGATGCAGAGACCACCAGTTGTGCCACCTGTATATCCACAGCCTGGACAGAGACCTTCTCAAACAgtaaacactttttttttttttaaattcatcttcaatcattattttgttgttgatgatgagaaataataataattaaaaacaatgtgttattagatttatttatgtGAACACatgttgtaaataattattaattttatattcatttattatttttgtttattaatgtGCTAACATTACACCGCTAATATTCATTCATAATATCTGTAGGGATCTCCAAGGTTACATCCAGGACCTGGTGGTCCCAGTTCACCTACTCCAATGCCATATCAACCGTATACGGCACGCTATCCATCACCAGCACGATCACATTCACCTTATGGACACCATCAAGTGAGTTTATGTCTTAAAAACTAACAACTAATATATCAAAAGTTTTTGTGGTGATATCAATTGCTTGTGTTGTAATTGCATTTGTCAACAATGTAGTTGCTTGTATccacaattttattttgttttgtaaaaaGTAGAATTATTGTATAGgattgtttttttgttattgtaaaaattctcgAACGATTTGCAGATGAATTCATATGCTGGGCAAGCAAGCCATCCTCCAACTCTGTATCCAGAACAACGTGGTGGATGGAATCAAGCGGGACCACCTAATCCACCTCCTCCACCGCCGAATCAGGTGAATTCTTCGAGTCAATCGCCACAAAGAACGCTTTCGCAATCACCTGCTCCACCACCTTCAGCTTCGCCACAGCCACAATCAGCTGGGCAACAGCAGGTAATAATTATggcatttaaataaatcaatttttaaacctaAAATAAGtatccattttattttaattcaataaattatttactctATTTTAATTACAGAATTATCATAATATACAACGATCAACGACTCCAAATACTCAAGGAATTGATTCTGGGGTGAGTCAATTATTtactgataattatttttatttagtatttttttaataataggtATAGAAAAACATATAGGAAAGAATATCTTATTTACATATTGagaataataacagtaataaatAAGAAgacaaaaataccaaaaaaataacattggagtacttgaaataattcaagATCTTTAAAACATTCTCTGGCAAAAACCTTCTTCATGCTTCACGTCACTGTCTGATCCTCTCAATTCCAACGTCCGTTCAGCGGCACGTTGTTTCGCGCGTGGACGACGATGGTGTGCAAAGAGAAAAGAGTGAAGCGAATGGATGGAGATAAAAAAGAGCATTAGACCGGATAGTAGTAAGGCTCATGAGATGCTGGCGAAGAAAACGAAGATGACgttgaatataataaaataacaaaacgaAGAAGAAGATATATAAAAGCAGCAAGAAGACAACGAAGAAATTGTGATTTTTAGACGAGAGCGAATGGCGCTGCATCGGTGGGAGCGGTCGTCGAGAGCTCACGGCACAATGATTGTCAGTGTGAGAAGTCTGCAGTGGAGGAGAGTACATACAACACAGATCCCGAGAGAGGAAGAACGAGAGAGTAAATATCAGAAgagatatataatatacatcgGTACGGGATGAAATGGAAGTGGTTTTGGTGCTATGGAAGTGGTGATGACGGCGACGACGTCGACGACGACGAGAACTTGCCTGATGGTGGCAACGCAGTGGTTGGTCTAGGGATGATGGTGGGATACCGACCATGCCGTTAATACAGACAGAGGGGAAtgtatatacacatatacatatatacttatacatGTATAAAAGGGACTTGTATAGTTCGATTAGGGCGCGAGCTGCGCGGCCGCTGGAGCCCCAGATATTAGCGCCTTCCCTCCGTTCTTCTCGCTGCACATGAGCGAATCGACGGCAATGCTGGTTAAGAGAGGGTACCCCGGAGAAGGGATATGCCGGCAGGGGAATAACAGACATGGCGGCTTAACCAGAGAGAGAGATAAAACGAGAGACCGGCAAAACATGAGTGCGTGCTTCGCACTAACTGAAAATTGTAGAGAATGAAGGGGAGTCGCATTTCGTAGCTCGAGGGAGAATGTTTTCTCTCTCAATCCTCAATTTTTACTAGCCTTGTACTTCTTTCTCTCGCTCTCTCCCTACTCTCTTAACCGCTCGCCTGTAGAGCGGCATTATTCAAGCACACTCGGTACCACGTTTTCTATCCTATCTGGCTGTCATTCTATCTCACTCTTCTCTCTTGCCAGCGCGCGTGTTTCAACAATGATTTTAACATCGATTTTTTGAAGCACAAGTCATATAGAATAAGCCCCTGTCATGtttcacttttttaaaaatctttttttaattttttaacagtctGTTTTTCTTGGCCTTTAGAAAAATCTATGCTTTGGCGACAcactttgcaattttttatattaaagaattattactaacaatgtatttttagaaattggaTATCgctgtttattattaatatttttttgtttttttaatcatattgatttggagtaatttcagttattattcgttgtgataaattaaattttaattaaacaattttatttttatgtagatTGAAAacaagaactaaaaaatacttcTCTAAATCTCAgtgttttaatattatttgtgtcacattaaattttatacgtgACAATAGAAAAATTGGCCAATCACTCATCAACTACTTTGTTCTATCAACTTGAAGTCATTTTTGTAACacttttaaatcattttattttcactttactaatataaatttgttctaaaaattttaattataaaatctattgccagactaaaaaaaaaaatcataaataatattgtgaTTGATGATTTTAAAAGTTTGCCGCGTTTTTAAAACATGGCCGCGGTATTACGTAAACACACGACGCTGAACGAGGCTACACGAACGCCTGTCGCGCCACAACCACACAAACGCCCTCATACGATTAAGGTGAATTTTGTAACTGTCGATCTGAATTTTGTCGTAAgctagagagagagagaactAATGAAAATAGGAACTGACAAAACAAGATACAATGTGTAAAAGCGAGATAGAATGAACGACGAGCGAAGCGTAAGGCTAGAGGAAGCAAGGAAAAAACGTTTGCGcatcataaatttttccaagCGATCCCTGATCTCTTAGGGTAATAAAATCACGTAACCA
This genomic window contains:
- the LOC123274816 gene encoding conserved oligomeric Golgi complex subunit 2, whose product is MSENNFTLPPAPSDLCFTAEDFMALDFDVDNFLHEHRKNASLETMRDDLGVYLKILRSAMIELINKDYADFVNLSKDLIGLDKVINHLQAPLGQLREEVMQICQTLDTATEDMENGLKEHQRIRDLKQSMHSLGRVYKSASKLKLILESHVIKLDILERAATEFNQLRFHMTRCKDYMSEDLKKNCENLEIQLLDNLDSQLLLCIKSNDNFTDNLICCLRIYVTLDKIDKAEHLVRKKIVGVLIEDIIVEKNINNELLGLQELYQKLLKLLDVELKKLLEVTFHSNITTARNFNFLVNSFWSEVEEKIELRLKQIFAPGNPDLFYKRYIESLEFINKLKEKCKNNDNLAQLKCHPLFIQFIKKWNLPVYFQIRFQEIAGSVEQVLCHNVSQGSIKINVTNLDPTDIDTFTLYGSETTWDCLMKTWSEGIFISQLLHQFWKLNLQILSRYRTWISDALKQSWIKEPRPVAMNSNIINPEPPNRLEFLVCLYTDLEKISKKLPMVLDVVVRKLNISKTTIITLLKESLDNMKINLLSDLPKITEEIVQELLANSSPELKKVSDIPRSYRRTNREPTEPCAYIKNALGVLVEFHSTYQNIVPGAVINWLQLTLSLLSEQYYSSVKNVLESVQKTEESLRRLKIHRDKSSKMPTTETQGVTDDDKIRIQLEKDVLYFADTVNTFNIDRYIIKDLEKLTEVVDAAVKSRNESKL
- the LOC123274819 gene encoding mannose-1-phosphate guanyltransferase beta, whose amino-acid sequence is MPEKRKKMGTLRALILVGGYGTRLRPLTLSRPKPLVEFANKPMLMHQIEALVESNVTEIILAVSYRAEEMEKELTAEAEKLGVSLIFSHENEPLGTAGPIALARKILMTSDEPFYVLNSDIICDFPFKQLLEFHKKHRKEGTIVVTKVEEPSKYGVVVYEEDGKIESFIEKPQEFVSNKINAGIYILNPSVLNRIELRPMSIEKEVFPGMAKDGQLYAMELPGFWMDVGQPKDFLTGMCLYLASLREKSPEKLYTGEGVVGNVLVDPTAKIGKDCRIGPNVTIGPGVTLADGCCIKRSTLLKCSTVKEHAWLDGCIVGWRSVVGRWVRMEGITVLGEDVIVKDELYINGGQVLPHKSIATSVPEPQIIM
- the LOC123274817 gene encoding separin, whose translation is MTLRYNKIREALRDCTLSSEEQEQVLEKVIPANDSYEKFKNDLNNHISLKTSMESIQYAALNKMMALHFFAAGEEIMAVNHLVEAHAVIHRQQINFRYIKADLRDQVFTTSKAYGINPEFMEFDINSVNGPNSLITKLSELPKEWYMVQITMQYEPQTACKPAVTTHAVHITILPTGENLLQPFCITVPKPPTDMYDICKEITELLAKNKDDLKREYQNPSHYWKMRIRQNNTMEGAVREMENTWLKEWRILFIADPLMSSDTIKSLHTMIDKLIADDSSHKKLSLKTLWLLKKITTCSYCLSKSEIATAVNYVLKDNPKLANNIILSIYGRQKEILQLQNEKRKTLILVIDEHMDYLPFEAMTLLKKQPVTRFSCVHLAYAMFKEHKDTIEEGCKVIEYQKELGTFIVNPEGNLSKMETRLKVFLKYWLSDWKGIYNKTPDQIEFSKALTDYNVLMYSGHGNGVQFFSGEEIERLRVNSTVLLFGCSSVKLMPVGGRFPPYGVCNQYLTASSPCILGMLWEVTDVEIDKMTASFISNWVPSLAPRPWSHVDLDQWINGVLKFKNDVQTDEFEQLQEPEMLRAFANAKEVCTQYMTSAAAVVRGLPIKLKY